The sequence CTATGCGTATGTAGAAATCGGCTTTGATTTTAAAGAAGCTGATATTATGCTGTATGATATGAGCGGAAGACAGCTTCAGAATTTCAAAACCAAGAACAGAGTGACTAAGATCAATACCCAGGCTTTGATACAAGGCGCTTACTTAGTAACGATAAAAACGGACACAAATAAAACTGCAAGTGCTAAACTCATTAAAAAATAATGCTATGAAAAAAAATACAATACAAAGACTGATGTACTTGACAGGAATATTAATAGTGGTTATGATCTCTGATATATTAAAGGCCCAGACCCCTGAAATTAATTTTGGGAACTCTAGCCGCCCTGTAGCATCCGTATCCTCTTTAGCAACTTATAACAATGTCCCGGTTTCAATAGTCACTGGAACTTCAAATGTATCTATTCCTTTGCTTGAGCTTCCTACCCGTTTCAAGGATATTTCTCTACCGCTGGCGCTGGTTTATAATTCTATGAATGTAAAACAGCGGGAACCTGCCGGAGAAGTCGGTACAGGATGGTCTCTCTTGTCAGGAGGAGTCATTTCGAGAGAAATTATAGGCTCGTTAAATGAAGTCGAATATTCCGAGCAGCCTTTGAGTAATTCTTCGGAGATCTTTAATGATATTTTTTATTATAATTTACCGGGAGTGTCAGGAAAATTCAAATTTAGCAAAAATGCGACTACCGGCGCCATTGATATTGAAAGCCTTTCAGGAAATAAAGTAAAAGTAACCTATATCAGAGATACTGCACAGGTACTTTATTTTACAGTATTAAGTTTTACCGTTACTGATGAAAGGGGCTATCAGTATATTTTTAAAGATTATAGCGAGGGCAGTAATTTTGAGACTGTTCAGGTCTATAGGTCTGCCTTTTTTTTAAGTCAGATCATGCTGCCGGATAATACGGTTGTCGCAAGCTTTGAATATAGAAAAGACAGCAAGCATGCTACAGAAGAGTGGACTTCTCCTATTGTATACACGAGTTGTAAACTCTCAAAAATAAATGCAGATGGTTTGGGCTCAGTGAGTATAGATTATCTGTATGACGCAACAAAGGAAAATACAATGAATGATCCCTACAGCGTATCACAAATTATTTTGAAAGACACTTGGGGAAGTGTGATTTCGGGATATAAATTTGTCTATAGCTGGATTAGGCTTTTTCAAGGTATCCCTTCAGATGATACGGAGTTGAAAGGGAGAAGATTGCTTGACAAATTGATAAAGATTAACAAAGATCAAGCGGAGGTTGAAAAAACAAGTTTTGTATATAATCCTTATCAGACACCACTTCAAGAAGATCGTCAATATCCTTGTTATCCTCAGTCCTTTTCCACGCCCGGTAATTTTGATGATTACCAGCTGCCGGGATTGTTAAAGAGGGTTATTTACCCTATGGGTGGAATAGTGGAATATACCTATGAAGCTCATGATTACTTTTACAATAGAAGTACTCCCCAGTATTTGGAAAATGCACTGAGTGCATCCAAAATAAATGATCCATTTGTGCACGAATGGGGGCCATATGTTCCAATAATCAATGTGGATACCAATCAAAGCTTAGATTATACGCTAACCGTTACCGGAACACCCGGAGTACAAAAGTCGGTAGCCATTCAGTTTCTTGATACTGAATATTACCCACCGGGAATTTGGGTGCCCGATACCCCCGATCCTGATGATCAGCCGTACCCGGGAGGTGATCCTCAGCCGGGAGGACATTATCATTTTGAATTAAACTATACGCTGAAAAAAAATAATGAAGTGATAGGGACATTTTGTACTTCTAACGAGGCATTTGTTTATCGATTATCACCAGGTACTTATACGATAAGTGTTTCCGGAACAGGTGGTAAAGCGCAGGTTCGGATAGCTGAGATAAGACTGAAAAATGGCCCTTATCCTAATAAAAACAGTACTTATCAGTACGGCCCGAGGCTCAAGAATATTAAATATTACAGCAGTAGTTCAGAGACGGTTCCGTCGAAAACAGAGCAGTACAGTTATAGTTCTTTCAGTGACCCTATCAGCTCCAGTGGTTATGTTTTCAGGAGTGAAGCGGAGAATGCAAATTCTTCCCCCGGCTATGTATTGTATAAAAATGTATCGGTTAGTGACGGGGAAAACGGTTTTGTACGCTATTATTTCAAAACGCCGAATGAATATGCAAAAGCTTCCTATACTGTCGATGGAAATCCTGCCAACTTTTGGTCTTACTATCCGATCACAAAATCCGGTGTATTAGAGAAGAAAGAGATATTTAATACCCAAAATCAATTATTATCTTCTTTAGAATATGAGTCAGAATTTGAAACGCTTCAAAATCTTCCTGATCTGAAAATAGAATTGTATTATGATAATTTGGCAACATATACTAAGCCTGCCTATATCAAGCGTACTAAAACCACTACAAAAAACTTTGTAGGAACTGTCTTTGCAACGACGGTAAGCGAAACAAACTTTAATCCTGATAACTTTAAAACAGGATTTATAAAAGAAACATCTTCTGACGGCGTTACCACTGAAAGTTGGGTCAGGTATGCTACGGATAAAAACAAAACACAGATGATGGCTGCCAATATGTTTTCTATACCACTGGAAACAGAAACCAAGATAAATGGAAAAATTATAGCTAAAACAGAAAGCCTCTATGCAGATTCCGGAAGATTTGATCCATTATCACTAAAGAGTAGTAATACAGATAATGGAAGCAGTAAAACAGCTATAAAATATGATATGTACGATGCCTATGGAAATGCACGTCAATACAGGGTAAATTATGACGAGAGTTCAGGGATAGGGTTTCCTGTTGTATTGATCTGGGGATATAATCAGACGATGCCTATTGCAAAAATAGAAGGCGCTGAACTTTCAGATATAGGAACGCTGGCAGACGATATTGTTTTAAAATCCAATGCCGACAAAGACGGACAATCTGAAACAGAGCTTATTAAATCCCTTGATTTGTTTAGAACCAACGGCGCTTTAAAAAAGTTTCAGATTACGACTTATACCTATGACCCTTTAACAGGGGTTACCACCACAACTCCTCCGAATGGTATTCGCGAGATCTATCAATATGACAGAAATGGAAGACTGAAAACCGTGGTAGATGTAAATGGAAATATTGTAAAGGAATATAAATACAATAATAAACCTCAACCTTAACACTTTAAATCTAATAGTATGAAAAATAGGATATTGTTTCTCATCCTGTTGCTTCCTGTTCTGAGCAAGGCACAGAATTTAACACAGAGTGAGAATTATATTTACAGCAGAACGTATATGGAAGCCGTTACTTCGGAACAAGCTGGTGCGGCCCAGATCCAGACGGTGCAGTACGTGGACGGTTTGGGAAGGCCGGTTCAGAATATTGCAATAAAAGCATCCCCGTCAGCCAAAGATATTGTAGTCCCTATTACCTATGATAGCTCCGGAAGGCCGGATAAATCTTATCTGCCATTACCAGCAGATTCGCAGAATGGGGCATATTTGTCAGGGATAAACGGGAATACAATAAATACCTATTATGGTGTTTCTAATGCTTATTCGGAAGTAGCTTATGAAAAATCTCCATGGGGAAGACCGGAGAAACAGGCAATGCCGGGAACGGAATGGCAGATAAGTGGCACGCATACCCAAAAAATGGAATATGCAATCAATACCGATGGGCAGGTAAGAAGATTTCGGGCAGAAACAGTCTGGAATCCATCCACAGGAATTTATGATGTTTCTTTAGCATTGGGAGCAGATGATGCTTATACCTCAGGTGGCTATTATAAAGCAGGTACATTGTTTAAGAGCATTTCAAAAGATGGTGACGGAAACGAAATACAAACGTTTATAAGCTCCCGGGGCCAAACCCTCCTGCTACGTAAGATCAATACTAAAATAGGCGGTTCTTCTGAGAATCTGGATACTTACTATGTGTATAGTGAATCTGGAAACATAGTTTTTATCATTCCACCTAAAGCTGCCATATTAACTATTTCTCAAGCTGTTTTAGATAATTTATGCTATCAGTACAAATACGATCAGTATAATAGACTTGTGGAAAAGAAGATCCCCGGGAAAGGGTGGGAGTATATGGTATATGATAAGCAGGACAGAGTTGTACTTAGTCAGGATGCTCTTTTGGCAGGTACTTCTAATACTTTCGGAAAAAAAGGATGGTTATTTACGAAATATGATGCTTTTGACCGCCCTTTATACAATGGTTTTTTTTCCAGTGCAGCGTCCAGAACTGCAATGCAGACTGCCTTGAATAATATGTCAGCGAATGCCCTTAATAATGAAAGGCCCAGCATTACTCCTTTTGTACTGAATAATATTAATATATATTATACCAAAGAAGCTTTTCCCACTGGAAGCATGACTGTCCTGGGCATTAATTATTATGATGAATATCCAGCCGGAATTCCCGAAAAACCACAACAGATACAGGGCAATAATACCCTTTCAGCTGTGCCTTCTAATATAACCATCAATGGACTGTCATCCATAAGAACTACAAAAGCATTTCCTACGGCTTCTTTTATAAGAAACATCGAAAATGATAGATGGACTTCATCGGCACTTTGGTATGATACTTTAGGAAGAGTTATAGGTACTTATGAAGGCAATCACCTGGGAGGATTTACCCGCACAGAATCTCTGCTTGATTTCTCTGGAAAGGCTAAAGAATCCTATACTTTTCATTCGAAAAATACCGATATTATGCAGGTTACAGTAAAAGACAGGTTTATATACAACCCTCAGAATTTCTTATTGAGGCATTACCAGCAGATTGATTCCAAACCGGAAGAGCTTCTGTCTGAGTATACCTATAATGACCTGGGGCGGGTTACCAATAAAAAGACAGGAGGGGCGCTTCAAAGTATAGATTATTCCTATAATATCAGGGGGTGGCTTACAGGGATTAATGCTGCTGATATCAACAGTTTGGGTAGTAAGTTTTTTGCCTATAAGATCAAGTACAATACTGTGGAGGGGGCTGAAATACCTAACAATTCTTATAGTGACCTGAAAGTAAAACCAAAATATAATGGAAGTATTGCTGAAGTAGACTGGAAAACTGCATATGGGTCTAATGAACCACTCAGAAGATACGGATATGTGTATGATGGCACAGACAGATTATTGGCAGGCTTCTTTCAGGCAGGTACCAACCCGTACTCCAAAGAATACAGTGAGATTTTGAATTATGATCTTAATGGAAATATTACCAATCTTACCCGGACAGGAAGTGCTGTCAACGGAATAGCTGAGGTCATGGATGATTTGAAATATATTTACCTTACAGGCGGAAATCTTCTCAATAACGTGCAGGAGACCGGAAAAGGAAACCTTTGGAGCGGCTATCCGCTGGCTATGGGAAAAGGATCTTCAATACAATATGATGGGAATGGAAATATCACACAACATTTGGATAAAGGGCAGGAAAAGATTATATATAATTTCTTGAACCTACCTTCTCAGATTCTGACCTCCTACCCGACGAATGCAGAGAAATATATATATTCTTCTGATGGTAGCAAAGTTCAAATGACTAGGGATGTAGCGGTTACCGATTATTTGGGAGCTTTCCAATACACCACTAACAGCTCTACAGGTACTCAGACATCCTTTGTTTTGGCAAATGAAGAAGGTTATTATGACTTTGTTAACAGTAGATATGTCTACCAATATTCTGATCATTTGGGAAATATAAGGCTCTCTTATACCAGAGTTGCTAGTGGACAGCCTGTTATTCTGGAAGAAAACAATTATTATCCTTTTGGATTAAAACATACAGGATACAATACAGGAGATACAAGTAATAATAAATTTAAATATCTTTACAATGGTAAAGAGTTGCAGGGCACCGGGAATCTGGATTACGGTTGGAGACAGTATATGCCGGATCTTGGGAGATGGAATGGGATAGACCAACTGGCAGAAAACTATCATGCTACGAGCCCCTATGCATATGTGATGAACAATCCTTTGTCCTTCACAGATCCTGATGGCAGGCAAATAAACAGAGAAGAAAGGGGATGGTCTTTTTCAGGGGAAGATATTGGCTGGGCAATGAGCTATTTCCAGAATGGAGGTAGTCTCAAAGCATTAGACAATGCACTTGAATCCTGGAATGCAGGAGGAGGAAGTTTTGAGGGTAATAATGATAACTTCTGGACGAAATTTGAAGGATTAAATCTTTCATTGCCACCAGTGACACTTACCGGGAAAATTGGTGCAGTTTGGGCGCTACAGCTTCGCAATCATGTAAATGCTTACATGGAGCAGTGGAATGGTCAATATAGCGCTAGGTTTTTTGAGGATAGAGTTGGAGATCAGGTACTTCCTCCCAAAAAAACGGCATTAGGGAAGTTTTGGTCATTTATAAGTCCTCGGATCTGGACGGAAGGCGGACTATCATATAACGTAAACTATGAAGGAGTAGCAACCGGTATTGCTCCTATAACAGGCGATGTTCCTTTAAATGGGCCAGGATTAAAAGGTCTTATACAGGCAGAAAAAAATCTTGCATCAGGTTTGGTAGAAGACCTTATAACGGTACGGCACCATACATCACTTTCAGGTCTTAAAGGAATTAAAAATAGTGGTTCTATTAATGCATCTAGAGGAATTCCATATGGAGTTGATGTGGAAATTGCCCCTTTCGTAAAAGCAACTAAAGCTAAATTTGGACAAGCAGGTACAGGATCATATATAGAGTTTTCTGTTCCAAAAAATCTAGTAGGTCCACCTGCACCAGGGTATATGGGAGGCACAGGAACTGCAGGGCGTATTGTAACTAATGGAGCTCCTTTTGAACTAACAGGTACAGCTCCAAAATTTATAAGATGGAATTGGTTAGGTTTTTAAATAAAAAAATGAAAAAAATGAAAATAAATTATGATCAATTATTGTTTTTATATGCTTATTTAAGGTTAATTGATCTTTCGCTCGACAGGAGTAGATGGACTTCATGGGGTGAGTTACAAGATTATTTTAAAACAATCCTTGCTCCCTCTCTTGTTGTTCAATATGTAATTAATCGCTTTAATTTGCCCAAAACAGATTTAAAGAATTTTACTTTTTATCTAGAGGAAAAATCACTAATAAATAGATTAAGACCTATTTTATTAAAAAAAATACCATTAAAGCAAAATGAGATTTTATATTGCTGCAAGCTTTTATTTGATTTTGATCAGGTACTTAATTCCGATAATAAAATTTATAATGTGGAGATTGAAAAATTAAGAATTGATATTGCTACATATTATTCGGATTTTTTAGGAAG is a genomic window of Chryseobacterium nakagawai containing:
- a CDS encoding RHS repeat domain-containing protein; protein product: MKKNTIQRLMYLTGILIVVMISDILKAQTPEINFGNSSRPVASVSSLATYNNVPVSIVTGTSNVSIPLLELPTRFKDISLPLALVYNSMNVKQREPAGEVGTGWSLLSGGVISREIIGSLNEVEYSEQPLSNSSEIFNDIFYYNLPGVSGKFKFSKNATTGAIDIESLSGNKVKVTYIRDTAQVLYFTVLSFTVTDERGYQYIFKDYSEGSNFETVQVYRSAFFLSQIMLPDNTVVASFEYRKDSKHATEEWTSPIVYTSCKLSKINADGLGSVSIDYLYDATKENTMNDPYSVSQIILKDTWGSVISGYKFVYSWIRLFQGIPSDDTELKGRRLLDKLIKINKDQAEVEKTSFVYNPYQTPLQEDRQYPCYPQSFSTPGNFDDYQLPGLLKRVIYPMGGIVEYTYEAHDYFYNRSTPQYLENALSASKINDPFVHEWGPYVPIINVDTNQSLDYTLTVTGTPGVQKSVAIQFLDTEYYPPGIWVPDTPDPDDQPYPGGDPQPGGHYHFELNYTLKKNNEVIGTFCTSNEAFVYRLSPGTYTISVSGTGGKAQVRIAEIRLKNGPYPNKNSTYQYGPRLKNIKYYSSSSETVPSKTEQYSYSSFSDPISSSGYVFRSEAENANSSPGYVLYKNVSVSDGENGFVRYYFKTPNEYAKASYTVDGNPANFWSYYPITKSGVLEKKEIFNTQNQLLSSLEYESEFETLQNLPDLKIELYYDNLATYTKPAYIKRTKTTTKNFVGTVFATTVSETNFNPDNFKTGFIKETSSDGVTTESWVRYATDKNKTQMMAANMFSIPLETETKINGKIIAKTESLYADSGRFDPLSLKSSNTDNGSSKTAIKYDMYDAYGNARQYRVNYDESSGIGFPVVLIWGYNQTMPIAKIEGAELSDIGTLADDIVLKSNADKDGQSETELIKSLDLFRTNGALKKFQITTYTYDPLTGVTTTTPPNGIREIYQYDRNGRLKTVVDVNGNIVKEYKYNNKPQP
- a CDS encoding DUF6443 domain-containing protein, whose amino-acid sequence is MKNRILFLILLLPVLSKAQNLTQSENYIYSRTYMEAVTSEQAGAAQIQTVQYVDGLGRPVQNIAIKASPSAKDIVVPITYDSSGRPDKSYLPLPADSQNGAYLSGINGNTINTYYGVSNAYSEVAYEKSPWGRPEKQAMPGTEWQISGTHTQKMEYAINTDGQVRRFRAETVWNPSTGIYDVSLALGADDAYTSGGYYKAGTLFKSISKDGDGNEIQTFISSRGQTLLLRKINTKIGGSSENLDTYYVYSESGNIVFIIPPKAAILTISQAVLDNLCYQYKYDQYNRLVEKKIPGKGWEYMVYDKQDRVVLSQDALLAGTSNTFGKKGWLFTKYDAFDRPLYNGFFSSAASRTAMQTALNNMSANALNNERPSITPFVLNNINIYYTKEAFPTGSMTVLGINYYDEYPAGIPEKPQQIQGNNTLSAVPSNITINGLSSIRTTKAFPTASFIRNIENDRWTSSALWYDTLGRVIGTYEGNHLGGFTRTESLLDFSGKAKESYTFHSKNTDIMQVTVKDRFIYNPQNFLLRHYQQIDSKPEELLSEYTYNDLGRVTNKKTGGALQSIDYSYNIRGWLTGINAADINSLGSKFFAYKIKYNTVEGAEIPNNSYSDLKVKPKYNGSIAEVDWKTAYGSNEPLRRYGYVYDGTDRLLAGFFQAGTNPYSKEYSEILNYDLNGNITNLTRTGSAVNGIAEVMDDLKYIYLTGGNLLNNVQETGKGNLWSGYPLAMGKGSSIQYDGNGNITQHLDKGQEKIIYNFLNLPSQILTSYPTNAEKYIYSSDGSKVQMTRDVAVTDYLGAFQYTTNSSTGTQTSFVLANEEGYYDFVNSRYVYQYSDHLGNIRLSYTRVASGQPVILEENNYYPFGLKHTGYNTGDTSNNKFKYLYNGKELQGTGNLDYGWRQYMPDLGRWNGIDQLAENYHATSPYAYVMNNPLSFTDPDGRQINREERGWSFSGEDIGWAMSYFQNGGSLKALDNALESWNAGGGSFEGNNDNFWTKFEGLNLSLPPVTLTGKIGAVWALQLRNHVNAYMEQWNGQYSARFFEDRVGDQVLPPKKTALGKFWSFISPRIWTEGGLSYNVNYEGVATGIAPITGDVPLNGPGLKGLIQAEKNLASGLVEDLITVRHHTSLSGLKGIKNSGSINASRGIPYGVDVEIAPFVKATKAKFGQAGTGSYIEFSVPKNLVGPPAPGYMGGTGTAGRIVTNGAPFELTGTAPKFIRWNWLGF